The Chryseobacterium indicum genome includes a window with the following:
- a CDS encoding DUF1761 domain-containing protein: MQINYWAVFAAALVPLIMGFIWYHPKVFGKAWMKEVGLTEDKMKGSMIGVFIFSIMLSALMALFLQFVTIHQFGALGMVGGDEMNANPSYHAFMKDYGMAYRSFGHGALHSSMTGFLFVLPMIAINAMFERKSWKYTLINAAFWTVCITIMGGIICGWYAQDGFHWATQK, translated from the coding sequence ATGCAAATCAACTATTGGGCTGTTTTTGCAGCCGCACTTGTCCCTTTAATAATGGGATTTATCTGGTATCATCCTAAAGTTTTCGGAAAAGCATGGATGAAAGAAGTCGGTTTAACAGAAGATAAAATGAAGGGTTCCATGATTGGAGTTTTTATTTTTTCCATCATGTTATCAGCTTTAATGGCATTGTTCTTACAGTTTGTAACCATTCACCAGTTTGGCGCGCTCGGAATGGTCGGCGGAGATGAAATGAACGCCAATCCTTCTTATCATGCCTTCATGAAAGACTACGGAATGGCTTACAGATCCTTTGGTCATGGCGCACTGCATTCTTCCATGACGGGATTTTTATTCGTGCTTCCCATGATTGCCATCAATGCGATGTTCGAAAGAAAATCGTGGAAATATACATTAATTAACGCTGCTTTTTGGACGGTCTGCATTACCATTATGGGCGGAATTATCTGCGGCTGGTATGCTCAGGACGGTTTTCACTGGGCAACACAAAAATAA
- a CDS encoding 8-amino-7-oxononanoate synthase → MSYILKIYHSAADLPEEWNVVIGNHNILLSGEYFRALENSRPQNMECFFVGFFKENDLIGGALFQYLNFIQHKTFQKSEVFCTIRNFVARQLSKDVMILGNNMLTGQNGFYFDPSKITAQEFILLLNEAVIKMQNEIRKTSLVIYKDYQSNFLKYFEGEKHRKYFRFSVQPNMILRIRENWKNFEDYVNDFSKKYRARAKTAKKKLEGTVKKEFGLDMIRKYQSEMNVLYQNVAENAPFNTFFLRENHFESMKENLGENFRVFGYLSENQLIGFYTMIINNKDVDTYFLGYKKDCQKEKQIYLNMLLDMVKFGIDNRSERIILGRTALEIKSTIGAEPTEIFGLIKHKNFMINPFLKTIFPSVSPKTEWIQRKPFK, encoded by the coding sequence ATGTCATATATTTTAAAAATTTATCACTCAGCTGCCGATTTGCCGGAAGAGTGGAATGTGGTGATCGGAAATCATAATATCCTGCTTTCCGGAGAATATTTTCGTGCATTAGAAAATTCCAGACCGCAAAACATGGAATGTTTTTTTGTCGGTTTTTTCAAAGAAAATGATCTGATTGGCGGTGCTTTGTTTCAGTATCTAAATTTTATTCAGCATAAAACTTTCCAGAAAAGTGAAGTGTTCTGTACCATCAGGAATTTTGTGGCAAGACAATTGAGTAAAGATGTGATGATTCTCGGAAACAATATGCTTACCGGACAGAACGGATTTTATTTTGATCCTTCAAAAATTACTGCTCAAGAATTTATTTTGTTGCTCAATGAAGCGGTGATAAAAATGCAGAACGAAATAAGAAAAACATCTCTGGTGATTTATAAAGATTACCAGTCGAATTTTCTGAAATACTTTGAAGGAGAAAAACATCGGAAATACTTCAGATTTTCCGTTCAGCCGAATATGATTCTTCGGATAAGAGAAAACTGGAAGAATTTTGAGGACTATGTAAATGATTTTTCGAAAAAATACAGGGCAAGAGCCAAAACTGCTAAAAAGAAACTGGAAGGAACCGTTAAGAAAGAATTCGGCTTAGACATGATCAGAAAATATCAGTCTGAAATGAATGTTCTTTATCAGAATGTCGCAGAAAATGCGCCTTTCAATACCTTTTTTCTCAGAGAAAATCATTTTGAAAGCATGAAAGAAAATCTAGGAGAAAATTTCAGAGTCTTCGGATATCTTTCAGAAAATCAACTTATCGGTTTTTATACGATGATTATCAACAATAAAGATGTCGATACCTACTTTTTAGGCTACAAAAAAGACTGTCAGAAAGAAAAGCAGATCTATCTTAATATGCTTTTGGATATGGTGAAATTTGGAATTGACAATCGGTCTGAAAGAATTATTCTCGGAAGAACGGCTTTAGAGATAAAGTCAACGATCGGCGCGGAACCGACTGAAATTTTTGGTTTAATAAAGCATAAAAACTTCATGATTAATCCTTTCCTAAAAACTATTTTTCCTTCTGTTTCTCCAAAAACCGAATGGATTCAAAGGAAGCCGTTTAAATAA
- a CDS encoding glycoside hydrolase family 25 protein, which yields MYSKKTAKKIHKNRRKKYLLRRKIVLAILIVALIGTGLYLRQSISYYYALYFNKFTHRKLHNSETETLRIQKILSNNLDKTYGFDISHYQNKEDIKWDSLTIGNKTIPLEFVVMRATMGNRNADKHFSDFWEQAKKQNLIRGAYHFYRADEDPVIQANNFLENVKLESGDLPPILDIEKIPKRKTNKKLVEDLKVWCKIVEETYGEKPIIYTYYHYYKDFLKGEFDDYPLWLANYNDVPAPSPDADWDFWQFTENGIVHGINTKVDLDIYNGSSWSLKRLTLN from the coding sequence ATGTACAGCAAAAAAACCGCCAAAAAGATTCATAAAAACCGCCGGAAAAAATATCTTTTACGAAGAAAAATCGTACTGGCTATTTTAATTGTTGCTCTTATCGGAACAGGGTTGTATTTAAGACAATCCATAAGTTATTATTACGCTTTATATTTCAATAAATTTACTCATAGAAAACTCCACAACAGTGAAACGGAAACGCTGAGAATTCAAAAAATCCTTTCTAATAATTTAGATAAAACTTACGGGTTTGATATTTCGCATTATCAGAATAAAGAAGATATCAAATGGGACAGCCTTACTATCGGAAACAAAACTATTCCGCTGGAGTTTGTGGTGATGCGTGCAACGATGGGAAACCGAAATGCCGACAAACATTTTTCAGATTTCTGGGAGCAGGCTAAAAAACAGAATTTAATCCGCGGAGCATATCATTTTTATAGAGCAGATGAAGACCCTGTAATTCAGGCAAATAATTTTCTGGAAAATGTAAAGCTTGAGAGCGGTGATCTTCCTCCGATTCTGGATATTGAAAAAATCCCGAAGCGAAAAACGAATAAAAAACTGGTTGAAGATCTTAAAGTGTGGTGCAAAATTGTAGAGGAAACCTATGGTGAAAAACCAATCATTTACACCTATTATCATTACTATAAAGATTTCCTGAAGGGTGAATTTGATGATTATCCGCTCTGGCTTGCGAATTATAATGATGTTCCGGCTCCGTCACCCGATGCAGACTGGGATTTCTGGCAGTTTACAGAAAACGGAATCGTGCACGGAATTAATACAAAAGTAGATCTGGATATTTACAACGGAAGTTCGTGGTCTTTGAAGAGGCTGACTTTGAATTGA
- a CDS encoding NAD(P)/FAD-dependent oxidoreductase: METREKIIIIGGGFAGLQLAKTLNNRNKKVIVLDRVNHHMFQPLFYQVACGRIEPSNISFPFRKIFQRSRNTQFRLTEVKEIDTANNKVITDEAEFTYDKLIIATGCKTNFFGNKDLEGKAFGMKNTQEAISIRNHVLMTFEKLILEKSRSDDGNWNIVIVGSGPTGVELAGAFSEMKKEILPRDYPYMNFDHLKIILVSSTEKPLAVMSPEAQQKSEEYLKDLGVTFLSQEYVTDYDGDKVYMKSGKTIPSNNVIWAAGVTGNVVDGFPAEKLVKNRYITDRYNKIKGYDNVFAIGDIAYMETPKYPQGHPQVANVAINQAKNLGKNLLKKNPNEWVEYEYDDKGSLATIGKHRAVVDLPFIKFQGFLAWYFWMFLHLMLILSVRNKLAVFFNWMWSYFNKDSSLRLIILPNKKNETVQ, translated from the coding sequence ATGGAAACACGCGAAAAGATCATCATCATAGGAGGAGGTTTTGCGGGGCTGCAGCTTGCGAAAACGTTGAATAACAGGAACAAAAAAGTTATTGTTCTGGATCGGGTAAACCATCATATGTTTCAGCCGCTTTTCTATCAGGTCGCATGCGGAAGGATTGAGCCTTCCAATATTTCTTTTCCTTTCAGAAAAATTTTTCAGCGTTCCAGAAATACCCAGTTTCGCCTCACAGAAGTTAAGGAAATCGATACTGCCAATAATAAAGTCATTACCGATGAAGCAGAATTTACCTACGATAAATTAATTATCGCTACAGGATGCAAAACCAATTTTTTTGGAAATAAAGATCTTGAAGGTAAAGCTTTCGGAATGAAAAATACCCAGGAAGCGATCAGCATCCGAAATCATGTTTTAATGACTTTCGAAAAGCTGATTCTTGAAAAAAGCCGTAGCGATGACGGAAACTGGAACATCGTAATTGTAGGAAGCGGACCGACCGGAGTAGAATTAGCCGGAGCTTTCTCGGAAATGAAAAAAGAAATTCTTCCGCGAGATTATCCTTACATGAATTTTGACCATCTGAAGATTATTCTGGTGAGTTCTACAGAAAAGCCTTTGGCGGTAATGAGTCCTGAAGCACAGCAGAAATCTGAAGAATATTTAAAAGATTTAGGCGTTACATTTTTAAGCCAGGAATACGTTACGGATTATGATGGTGATAAAGTGTACATGAAAAGCGGAAAAACTATTCCTTCCAATAATGTAATCTGGGCAGCCGGAGTTACAGGAAACGTTGTAGATGGTTTTCCTGCCGAAAAATTGGTCAAAAACAGATATATTACAGACAGATACAATAAAATAAAAGGCTACGATAATGTTTTTGCAATCGGAGATATTGCGTATATGGAAACTCCGAAATATCCGCAGGGTCATCCGCAGGTGGCAAACGTAGCAATTAATCAGGCAAAAAATTTAGGAAAGAACCTTTTAAAGAAAAATCCGAATGAATGGGTTGAGTATGAGTATGATGACAAAGGTTCTCTGGCTACCATCGGAAAACACAGAGCAGTTGTAGATTTACCATTTATAAAATTTCAGGGATTTCTGGCGTGGTATTTCTGGATGTTTTTACATTTAATGCTTATTTTAAGTGTAAGAAACAAGCTTGCCGTGTTCTTTAACTGGATGTGGAGCTATTTTAATAAAGATTCTTCTTTAAGATTGATAATTTTGCCAAATAAGAAAAACGAAACAGTACAATGA
- the trmD gene encoding tRNA (guanosine(37)-N1)-methyltransferase TrmD, with protein MRIDIISVLPELMESPFKTSILRRAIDKGLVEVHFHHLRDWGINKKKQIDDEPYGGGAGMVMMVEPLDNCISELKSQREYDEVIYLTPDGVTLNQKIANTLSIKNNLIFLCGHYKGIDQRVRDLHITKEISIGDYVLTGGELAACVLADSVIRLLPGVLNDEQSALTDSFQDDLLSPPIYTRPEIYKGLEVPKVLLSGNFAKIEEWRHDEAVRITTEKRPDLL; from the coding sequence ATGAGAATTGATATAATAAGCGTACTTCCGGAACTGATGGAAAGTCCGTTTAAAACTTCTATTTTAAGAAGAGCGATTGATAAAGGTTTGGTAGAAGTGCATTTCCATCATTTGAGAGATTGGGGAATCAACAAAAAAAAACAGATTGATGATGAACCTTACGGAGGTGGCGCAGGAATGGTAATGATGGTAGAGCCTCTTGATAACTGTATTTCAGAATTAAAATCTCAGAGAGAATATGATGAAGTCATTTATCTTACGCCGGATGGAGTTACCCTAAACCAGAAAATTGCGAATACACTTTCCATTAAAAATAATCTGATTTTCTTGTGTGGGCATTATAAAGGTATTGATCAGCGTGTAAGAGATCTGCACATCACGAAGGAAATTTCAATCGGCGATTATGTACTTACCGGCGGAGAATTGGCAGCCTGTGTTCTTGCAGATTCTGTAATCCGTTTGCTTCCGGGTGTTCTGAATGATGAACAAAGTGCTTTAACGGACAGTTTTCAGGACGATCTTTTATCTCCTCCGATTTATACAAGACCGGAAATTTACAAAGGTCTGGAAGTTCCAAAAGTTTTACTGAGCGGAAATTTTGCCAAAATTGAAGAATGGAGGCACGATGAAGCGGTAAGAATCACCACAGAAAAACGTCCTGATCTTCTTTAA
- a CDS encoding endonuclease — MELFSFYNVENLFLPDPKPMHKLDPTISGLRNWDEGRYRNKLSKIAHVFRLMKEENGVLPFIIGLSEVSGRKVLEDLVKMEPFNSEYGIVHYNSMDERRVDVALLYDKNKVEIIDSEAITFFFEIINRSTENYDTTRDILYSKVRYKGEIINIFTAHLPSKREKDINKPKRAFILSEIRERILNVVNNSKENVILCGDFNENPDDENLVKILFDDAGVKILENPFQHLFSTRNYSTFHYKSGLLYDQIILSKSFFNDDHVLEFQEAKIFNSEKLSSRDRKFAGRPYRTYAGTRYLGGYSDHFPVFIKLGICKQM; from the coding sequence ATGGAGTTGTTTAGTTTTTACAACGTTGAAAACTTATTTTTACCGGATCCGAAACCAATGCACAAGTTGGACCCAACTATATCGGGACTCAGGAACTGGGATGAGGGAAGATACCGGAACAAACTTTCAAAAATTGCACATGTTTTCAGGCTCATGAAGGAAGAGAATGGAGTATTGCCTTTTATAATCGGTCTTTCCGAAGTTTCCGGAAGGAAAGTTCTGGAGGATCTTGTGAAGATGGAACCTTTTAATTCAGAGTATGGAATTGTGCATTACAATTCTATGGACGAAAGAAGGGTAGATGTTGCCTTATTATATGATAAAAACAAAGTAGAAATAATAGATTCTGAAGCTATTACATTCTTCTTTGAAATTATAAACAGAAGCACAGAAAATTACGATACAACAAGAGATATTCTTTATTCGAAAGTAAGATATAAAGGAGAGATTATTAATATTTTTACTGCACACCTTCCCTCTAAGCGCGAAAAAGATATTAATAAGCCCAAAAGAGCCTTTATACTTTCTGAGATCCGTGAAAGAATTTTAAATGTTGTAAACAATAGCAAAGAAAATGTAATTCTGTGCGGTGATTTTAATGAAAACCCAGATGATGAAAATTTAGTAAAAATTCTTTTTGACGATGCAGGAGTAAAAATATTGGAAAATCCTTTCCAGCATCTGTTTTCCACAAGAAATTATTCTACTTTTCATTATAAATCGGGACTGCTGTACGATCAGATCATTTTATCGAAGTCGTTCTTTAATGATGATCATGTTCTTGAATTTCAGGAAGCAAAAATATTCAATTCTGAAAAACTCAGCAGCCGCGACAGAAAGTTTGCAGGCAGACCTTACCGAACGTATGCGGGAACAAGGTATTTGGGAGGCTACAGCGATCATTTTCCGGTTTTTATAAAATTAGGGATTTGTAAACAGATGTAA
- a CDS encoding Lrp/AsnC ligand binding domain-containing protein has product MKNSNNTSYQLDSIDKEIIYMLMDNAKSSLAHISKNVGISTTAVHQRIKKLEQAGVIENSISFLNPKKIGYKVISYIGVFLDQPSHYPDMVKSLKDINEVVEAHYTTGNYTIFLKVLCKDNDHLMQILSKLQQLKGVIRTETFISLEQGIYRQLKV; this is encoded by the coding sequence ATGAAAAATTCAAACAACACGAGTTATCAGTTAGATTCAATTGACAAGGAAATAATTTATATGCTGATGGATAATGCCAAATCATCATTAGCTCATATTTCAAAAAATGTAGGAATCTCCACGACGGCGGTTCACCAAAGAATAAAAAAACTTGAACAGGCAGGGGTTATAGAAAACTCCATATCCTTTCTGAATCCTAAAAAGATAGGATACAAAGTAATTTCTTACATTGGTGTATTTCTGGATCAGCCGAGCCATTATCCGGATATGGTAAAATCCCTGAAAGATATTAATGAAGTGGTAGAAGCGCATTATACCACAGGAAATTATACCATTTTTCTTAAAGTTCTTTGTAAAGACAACGATCATCTAATGCAGATTCTTAGTAAACTTCAGCAATTGAAAGGCGTTATAAGAACAGAAACTTTCATATCTTTGGAGCAGGGTATTTACAGACAACTGAAAGTATAA
- the deoC gene encoding deoxyribose-phosphate aldolase: MNIAQYLDSTYLKTPAQSGLSQEETLQKDIELTQEAIDHGIFAVMIRPDYVSDIKKYIQEKNSDVVVGTVIGFHEGTCSVDEKLTEAEKAIADGADELDFVINYNAYLKGDLELVKNEFVKCTRLSLEHYKIAKWIIEIAALTNEQIADLTKNISDWAEENFSENDLSKIFVKSSTGFYETKDGKPNGATFEGIKIMLDNAGKLPVKAAGGVRTPEDAEKMINLGVKRIGTSSALALIKNQTSSEGY; this comes from the coding sequence ATGAATATTGCACAATATCTGGATTCAACATATTTGAAAACACCTGCACAGTCAGGACTTTCACAGGAAGAAACTTTACAGAAAGATATCGAACTTACACAGGAAGCGATAGATCATGGTATTTTTGCCGTAATGATCCGTCCGGATTATGTTTCTGATATTAAAAAGTATATTCAGGAAAAGAATTCAGATGTTGTCGTAGGAACGGTGATCGGGTTTCATGAAGGAACCTGCTCTGTAGATGAAAAACTTACCGAAGCTGAAAAAGCAATTGCTGACGGAGCAGATGAACTGGATTTTGTGATCAATTACAATGCTTATCTGAAAGGTGATCTTGAGCTTGTAAAAAATGAGTTTGTAAAATGCACCAGGCTTAGTCTGGAACATTATAAAATTGCGAAATGGATCATTGAGATTGCAGCTTTAACCAATGAGCAGATTGCTGATCTTACCAAAAATATTTCTGATTGGGCAGAAGAGAACTTTTCCGAAAATGATTTATCTAAAATTTTTGTGAAGTCTTCCACAGGCTTTTACGAAACAAAAGACGGAAAACCTAACGGAGCAACATTTGAAGGAATAAAAATTATGCTTGATAATGCAGGAAAACTTCCTGTAAAAGCTGCAGGCGGAGTGAGAACTCCGGAAGATGCAGAAAAAATGATTAATCTTGGAGTAAAAAGAATCGGGACTTCTTCGGCATTGGCTTTAATTAAAAACCAAACGTCTTCAGAAGGATACTAG
- the dusB gene encoding tRNA dihydrouridine synthase DusB: MIKIGNIELPEFPLLLAPMEDVSDPPFRRLCKMHGADLMYSEFISSEGLIRDAIKSRKKLDIFDYERPVGIQIFGGDEEAMAMSARIVETVNPDLVDINFGCPVKKVVCKGAGAGVLKDIDLMVRLTKAVVRSTSLPVTVKTRLGWDSTSINIDEVAERLQETGIKALTIHARTRAQMYKGEADWEHISRIKQNPNIEIPIFGNGDIDSPEKALEYKQKYACDGIMIGRAAIGYPWIFNEIKHFFKTGEHLPAPAIEDRLLAVRQHAEWSAEWKGERLGLVEMRQHYSNYFRGVPHFKDFRKKFLEVFTLEEMDALIKETQEFYTEYLAQQA, translated from the coding sequence ATGATAAAAATTGGCAATATAGAACTGCCGGAATTTCCGCTTTTGCTTGCACCGATGGAAGATGTGAGTGATCCGCCGTTCAGAAGACTCTGCAAAATGCACGGAGCAGATTTAATGTATTCGGAGTTTATCTCTTCGGAAGGGCTAATTCGTGATGCCATCAAGAGCCGTAAGAAACTTGATATTTTCGACTACGAAAGACCTGTCGGAATTCAGATTTTTGGAGGTGATGAAGAAGCGATGGCTATGTCTGCAAGAATTGTGGAAACGGTAAATCCGGATCTTGTCGATATCAATTTCGGATGTCCTGTAAAAAAAGTGGTGTGCAAAGGAGCTGGAGCAGGAGTTTTGAAGGATATTGATCTGATGGTTCGTCTTACCAAAGCCGTAGTACGGTCTACAAGTCTTCCTGTAACGGTAAAAACACGTTTAGGCTGGGACAGCACTTCCATTAATATTGATGAAGTGGCAGAGCGTCTTCAGGAAACAGGTATCAAAGCATTAACCATTCATGCGAGAACCCGCGCGCAGATGTACAAAGGCGAAGCAGACTGGGAACATATTTCAAGAATTAAGCAAAATCCTAATATTGAAATCCCGATTTTCGGAAATGGTGATATTGATTCTCCTGAGAAAGCGTTAGAATACAAACAGAAATATGCCTGCGACGGAATCATGATTGGTCGTGCAGCGATTGGATATCCCTGGATTTTTAACGAAATCAAGCATTTCTTTAAAACCGGAGAGCATTTACCGGCTCCTGCCATTGAAGACCGTTTACTGGCGGTTCGTCAGCATGCAGAATGGAGTGCAGAATGGAAAGGCGAAAGATTAGGACTGGTGGAAATGAGACAGCATTACAGCAATTATTTCCGTGGAGTTCCTCACTTTAAAGATTTCAGAAAGAAATTTTTAGAAGTATTCACTTTAGAAGAAATGGATGCGCTGATTAAAGAAACGCAGGAGTTTTATACAGAATATTTAGCACAACAGGCATAA
- a CDS encoding T9SS type A sorting domain-containing protein, translated as MKKIFTILGVVVAGISANAQIVINEVYGGGGNSGAPYKNDFIELKNIGSTTVTLTGAYIQYASATGTFNGGTSTHSLPDITLAPGKTYLIAEAGGANGVDLPTADATGTINMSGTAGKVALTSSATSITSATGSTVIDFVGFGATANLYEGTGPAPAPSNTTSISRSSGDTNNNATDFVTGAPTPQNSSSGTLAVTDLSTVKGGNFVKNTFVKNDEITFGSAAKDVKVYDMLGQIVKTASVKENESVSVAELQKGNYIVTGTVNNKPVSQKILKD; from the coding sequence ATGAAAAAGATTTTTACTATTTTGGGTGTTGTAGTTGCAGGTATTTCTGCAAATGCACAAATCGTAATTAATGAAGTTTATGGAGGTGGTGGAAATTCTGGTGCGCCATATAAAAATGACTTCATCGAATTAAAAAATATCGGCTCCACAACTGTTACTTTAACGGGTGCATATATACAATATGCTTCAGCAACAGGAACATTCAATGGTGGTACAAGTACACATTCTTTGCCTGATATTACTTTAGCACCCGGAAAAACTTATTTAATTGCTGAGGCTGGAGGAGCTAATGGTGTAGACCTGCCAACTGCTGATGCAACAGGAACGATTAATATGTCAGGAACTGCAGGTAAAGTTGCTTTAACTTCAAGCGCAACTTCAATCACCTCTGCAACAGGTTCTACAGTGATTGATTTTGTAGGATTTGGTGCTACTGCAAACTTATACGAAGGTACAGGACCTGCTCCAGCACCATCAAATACGACTTCAATCTCAAGAAGCTCTGGTGATACTAATAATAATGCTACAGATTTTGTTACTGGTGCTCCAACTCCGCAAAATTCTTCCTCAGGAACTTTAGCTGTTACAGATTTATCTACAGTAAAAGGAGGTAACTTCGTTAAAAACACTTTCGTTAAGAATGATGAGATTACTTTCGGATCTGCAGCTAAAGATGTAAAAGTATACGATATGTTAGGACAAATTGTTAAAACAGCTTCAGTAAAAGAAAATGAGTCTGTAAGCGTTGCTGAATTACAAAAAGGAAATTACATTGTAACAGGTACTGTAAACAATAAACCAGTTTCTCAAAAAATCCTGAAAGACTAA